Genomic window (Vigna radiata var. radiata cultivar VC1973A chromosome 1, Vradiata_ver6, whole genome shotgun sequence):
TACTAAACAAAAAGTGTCGCAAGTAGCAAACAACATAATGGTGTCATGGCCACAGACTAAAAGAAGCTTAATTGAGTCACAAGCAAACATGGTGAACAGAGATAAAGCACAAAATGGTTTTCTGACATGCTTAATATAGTCATCACCATTAAATAAATGCATGATTTGGTGTTTTTCCTTCTTCCACAAGCATCACAATTCCTTCTGTCatcaatcataaaaataaaagagacagCAAAACAAATGGAGGATAAGATATATAATGCATCTCTTAGTTAGAGGTCTAAATTTGTTTGTAGCCTAATCTAAGACATGTGCCACATGTTGTTAAGAACACAAGGGACATACATGTTTGATGATGTTTGAGATGTCCAGCTTAACCTTTTGGCTTTTTCACCTTCATTGGATTTCTTCATATCTTTACATACTAAATTAGGTTTGATGGAATTAGAAGTAGTAAAATTGGGTTAGAATGAGGTCACTTACCGTTGAAAAATGTTCATACTATTATTTACATGCTGCTTaatctacaaatattttttgggttttggtgaattattatcttttttctcatcgagttcaagttttttttgtgtgtttatgcCGGGCTCATTTCATAAGCTGGGCCTCAATATCATATTCAGTCTAGGCCCAATTCGGTGAACCGAAAAGTCAAAAGTGGAAGTCGTTTTTTCCGTTACGTGTTGAAAGATCCTTGCATTGATTCTCGCGTTAAAAATCCTAATATCCAGAGTCTCGTCATTATCGTGACAgatatcaaaattgaaaaataaaaaaatatataaaaataaaaatatctgttTCATTTTTCCATATAGAAGAccagagaaaaataaaattttgaaatttttttgaaacgAAACGGAAAGACGATGAATCCCAAAATCCTGTTGGTGTTCGCTCTGCTTCTTAATCTCGTGGTCAATTCGTTCCAAAAACCTAACCCTAAAACGCCAAAATCAACGCTTTCGCGGGCTCACGTGGAGCTCGTCAGCTACGGTTTACCCTCCGGTCTTCTCCCCGCCACCACCGTCCTGGGATACGCCGTGAACCGAACCACTGGCGAGTTTACCGTCAAGCTAGGTGGTGCGTGCAAAATCACGCTCCCGCCGGACAACTACGTTGCCACCTACTCCGACACCATCTCCGGGAAAATCGTGCAGGGGAAAATCGCGGAACTTGACGGAATTAGGGTTCGCGCGTTCTTCAAGTGGTGGTCGATCACCGGAATCCGCTCCTCCGGCGACGACATCGTCTTCGAGGTCGGCATGGTCACGGCGAAGTATCCATCGAAGAATTTCGATGATAGCCCCGCGTGCGAGGGTCAACACTCTTCTTCGtaaaaaagttagttttttttttctccgtCGTACTTAATATTTACCTTGATTAGTTGCACACATATGTAATTTGCTTTTATGTTAGAATAGCTTAATTTTATCGATAAGcttttaacttcatttttagTTGCTAAAAATAAAGTCTGACCTGTCTATTGAGGAGAAATTATTATATGATCTTGGTTGTTCATAATCGGAGTTCGGGGCTTCACTAATTTTTACATAACATATAATCAAGTTcttcattttattgaaaaaagaaaaagtttaataatactGAAGTATATGTTGCGTGAAATTAGTTGAGACAATAATAGTTTTTAACTATGTAATGGTTTCTCGACTTGCAGAATAGTTTCTAGATTTATAATTCtgcttctttttatcttttttgatgatttggttaTTCCTTTTATTCGgtggtttttgttgttgtaatgTGTTGTGTGTATTTGAATAAAGTTTTGGATGGGGATAGAATGACAGAGAAAGCTCCACTGTTATATGGTTCTTTCATTTTCGTGTCTTGAAATTCCACGATTGTCTTTTTATGTTACAAAAgcaaaatgatgacacgtggccatgaaaaaaaaaattactttgttgGTCTCTGTTATATCATGAGTCTGATTAGTTGCTTGTAGTGGATGTGCTCATTAGAATTGCAAGGCGACGTTGCCCTTCTTTTCTGGGTTTTAGTGTAGTTTATGGGATATAGTATTTCAAATGTCATCATTAAGTTTTGGAGAATATTGGTAATGTAATTGGGTTTTTGTTAATATGATTATAAGCATAACAGTTATTGTTAATGATTTTACTTGGTGTGTAagatttgactatttttttatgGACTTTGTCCTCCTGCCAACCatgttttatcttttcttccacACGAAGATCCATGGTAAGGTTTTGCTAAGGCTGGCAAAAGCTATTGTGGTGTATTAACTATGCcttcatttcttttttgaatTAGTTCATATCAGATTTTGAAACAATTCCACCTGTTGACTGTTTTTACTTTTCACAATACTGTTGTCACCCTCAAAGTTACAAAATATCCTGCTTGAACATGTCTGGTACTGAATTAAtgtagaaaatttaaatttggattttttttattaaattttagtatattgTCGATTTGTTTCATGTTTGATCTTATATAATCCTATTTGTGAAAACTAATTCGTGTGCATTAGtagaatttagggtttatttattttattcccttcttttttataattgtttatattcTATTCTAATTAGGCAACTTGCAAAAGAGATTCTAGCAATTTGGTGGTTGGTTCTGTTCTGAGCCTGATATCTCCTAGCTTTCTATTGGCTGTGGCAAATGGTTACTGAATCTGTCAACAGCATCTGTTTGTTGACCACCATactgttttagttttatttcattGCTAGCCCACAATATGTTTTGGGATACTGTTTCCATCGTTCCATCTCTACAAGCTGTCTTCAGGCATTAGTACCATTAATTCTCCCATTGAACAGTTTGCCTTGGTTTTAACATTTACAGACTGTTGggatatttttgtttggttgcAGATTATTCTGCTATTACTTCATTTAGAAACTGACTTGTTTACTCAGTTAGGTTCACTTAATTAGCGACTATAACTTCGGATTTTGTTTGGCTGTGTGAGTTTGGAGCTTTGTATAAGCTCTGAAGTATTCTTTGCATTTGCTTGATTTTCATAGATCCTTTGTTGTGTTTCTCAGTGTCTTGCTTTGAGTCTCTGGTTCTTGTTCATGTTTTGACCATTGAACTTCTAAATATTAGCTTTGATGTGACTTCTAAATATTNtttgtttatttttattttggtttgtgAGATGTCAGGTTTTCGTGTCACGAAATCTCGNTGTTATATCTTCTTTTTAGGTGCATTGATGAAACAGGTTGTTCTTAAGTTGACTTATGAATGATACTGTTTAATGTGCTATAGTTGCTTTCTTACATCGTGtttctttttgtatattttatctTCCTTTATGCATGCAGGGTATTCGCTGCTTATTCTGAGTCTTGGTGTGTTATGTAATGAGATAGCATAGCATCCATATGTGTCCACTAAGTGCAGATAATTTAAAGTCACTCCTGTTATGTGTAATATTTTACAAGGCTTGTAATACTTTTTACATGGTCGTATTTATGCTGCCACGAATCTACTTTATTTTCACTTGATGGTCACAATACTCCTTGAACTCCTGAATAAGGCCACTTTCTACGTTTCATGTTCAATATTTTCTGCTATCCAATCTCTTTTCTTGCACTGTAAattagtttaaactttttttaaatacaatccTATAGAAGTTTATGAAGTTGATAAAGGTTTTGTATATGAGTATACATGATTCAATGATATGATGGTGTACAGCAAAACCGTATTCTTACTATTCCTTCACAATATCAAATTCGAGAATTGACGTAATTTAACGAGAATTCGACTTTTAAACTCAAATAGTAAACTCTTACAAGtttatttcaaatgaaaaaaattatataaataatattttaatttaaataagtttacaaaattatataattttaaataaataaaatttataaatatattgttcataaaattaaatattttaaaatataaatacttggagtattatcattaattttgttaaatatataataaaaaaaaggaattgtAACAGTGCCATTGAGAGATAGAGGGACATGAGAAATAGTGAcaatcttatataattttattgatttttcttaatttcttctctttttaaacTTGCAGAATTGTTCGAAATTTGCGATTCTATATTTTCACGATTGATCTTATTGAGTTTATGTAATTAACTCTTAAACTCGAGAGACTCTAAcgttgttaattattattttgttacaaTAATACTATAATTTCCTTTACAAAAATAGATgaaggaaatagatacatattTTAGAATAGAcaataaagaaattaagaataaaaaacatatttaatttttattacaagtTAATGATGTGAATTTGTGTCTGGTGTATGGCTTCTTGGCAAGTtagaagaaataatattatttattataaattaatagtacttttttttaaaaaaggtacaATAGATAACAACTtccaatttaaatgttgtttaataaaataacttcagaaatgttattacaaaaaatagGCCAAACCAATTGTTCAATTCCATCATGCACAGTTGTGTCGGTTCCTAGGCAGGAAGTATTTTGGTGCTTAATAACtacactttaattaaaaaaaatattaaaattttaaataactgcAATATAAGCTAATGaaagtttctttttaatttctaaaaaaatagtatgaCAAGTTTAAAAGAATTGTCAACTCTAACGACATGTTATCTTAATATAAACGTCAATGATAAATTAGTTGATGATACAAACTATAAATACAtgattagttttcttttatatttaaatgcaAGTAGGTTTGGTGTTGTTGGATGAATTTAGAGAACttggtattatatatatatatatatatatatatatatatatatatatatatatatatatatatatatatatattttttattttattttctcctgaaaaatcaaattacaacCGGAAATGAGAAAAGGTGATAGTTGAGAAATTGAtcttgaaaattatataattggtctttttttttcatagagttaaaacaaaaattttatttataatcttgAAATCTTggtcttttcaaaattatataatcttgaaattgatatttaaatcttaaaatcataaattttattgagtgtctttgattcaataaaattgtaaagtaGTTTGGATCATCTTTTTTCTAAATTGATCATTACAtcgtttatttcttttattaataaattcaattcaaataaaattttaacataattaaaattttaccttATTATGTGTATGATCAATTGTAATGCaatccaattaaaaattaatattattagcatttttttaactaatatttatttgtttttttatggatgagatttcaattaaaataaattaaaaatacttttgcTATCCCTTCATCTtcttaattaatgaattttaattataataaatgtgttatggtcattatatttaattatttaatttattaaagtgatataattaattaaatcatggCTAAGAGTAAATatgtcataaaaataattagtgtaTAGAGactatacataatattttaatttgttgagatatcaaattataaattttgaaacttaAGAAAAAGTATTAATTGATATATAAAGGGGTTATGGTCCCCATAtgtaaacatttataattattcttgtttttttttcttcgtccCCGTCAGAAGAAATAATTAAGAGGAAACTTAAGGTGCTCTATAGTTAGAAGATCAAATAACAGTTGTTTCCAATGGTTAATCCAAGTATGCTTTCGCTTTCTAATCTATAGAAAATTGGGAATTTCTCTATTAATAAAgggtttattgttcattaattattgataCATTTTTGGTTCATAGTctaattgattttgaaagatgGATTTGTGTTGGAGATGACAAATTAATGGAAGTGGAAGCTATAGAGCATTTTAGGTTATTATTATGCATCGATTTCTATTTGGATTTAAAAGACGTTTTGTTGTGGTGTCatttagaataaatttggtCTTAGTTTCCTATTTGGATAAATTAGGACATTTGTGTtagttttaaaacaataaattcaaattgtctttaaattcaaatattgttaaaatcaGTTCACTTTTGGCTAATGATAACATGTATATGCTTGATACAGTGTCTTCTTATTGTGAGTCATTCAATACAAATCGTGTAGTATTAAGCGTAAAATTGACAATTCTAATTTATGATCATTGTGACACAAATGTCTAAGTCACATCTTTAAAGAATAGGATTGAACCACTTGTGTCAAATAGGATCTTAGATTCCATTAACTTCACAAACTTTGATATTTATGTTGAATGCATTAAAGGTAAACAAACCAATACATTAAGATTATGTGTATTTAGAGCTATAAACGTCTTAGAATtgatatatacaaatatttatgaGTTATTTTCTAGACCTTCATGGAATGGTCAACAATATGGCAAATCAAGTGAACAACATCTAAAACCTTTTGTCAAATACTTAAAGGAATGTGAAATTGTCTCACGATAAACCATGTCGAACATTAGTGATCATTGTGAAATTTGACTGTGATTTATGCAATGactattattttgattatatatgtaaatataatcaACGGACGATAtcttttaaacatataaaatctaacacttttcaaaaaatttataaagatatatatatatatatatatataacaaatcattaaatttgttaaaatcaCTATATTTTACAAACcaatttattaaagtaatctaattaattaaattatgactatatataaattaaatatataaaaataaaaaaaatatataaatttagtaaaatatattaaaatttaagaaaaagtaacCAACAATATAAAAGAATCATGGACCCACGTACAATTATTTctgttaaaaaacaaaaacattatataCTAGAAGATTAAATATCAGTTGTTCCTAATAACCAATTCAAATACgcttaaaattgataattattttattaaaaaaattagtactcattaattgtttatttatttcataaactaACACCTCAAGCATAACTCTTCCATAAAAATAAGGATGGTTTGATTGACTTTGAATCCTATGgtaataataaatcaattacaCTGTCTCTATGATTGTCtctgaaattatttatttagtacaacgaaattaataataatatgagaCTCAAAAGACAACcgtagttaatttttttctgtgaTTTGATACAGCTGCATTCTTAACTTCACATTGGTAATGCTGTGGCTATAATCacgattttaatttaaaaactttaatttataactaATCATCATACTattaatttctttctaaaaaacatttaaataaagataatgatatatgtgacaatttttttttataatattttaaaattatctacgtgattaattcaaaattatattgataataataatcacaaacatttatataaatcaatcacatgataacacttttaaaaaaatattattatcttttaataaccATATCCTATGTctcttaaatgttttttttttatgcaccAAACATCACTTTTTGTCTGCAACAGTGTGCGTcgataataaagtaaaataaaatattggaaataataaagtgaaaaaataaataggtattaataattaataaaaatggatAATGTTATTCTCACGCGCAGTTGATAGGATGAAAAATTCACCTACCAATCACGTCAGAAAACACTGCTTAATGTagctttttctctgcttctgcAGCTGCCCTAAGGCCCCACTATTCACCTATTCACTACTATTTTttcattacttattttttatttatatttaattcatcgtgtttatactttaatattaaatgttcaCATATTAACTACGATAAATAATTGAGAAAagttaaaagattttatatatatatatatatatatatatatatatatatatgagttaaatatgtttttcatcctCCAACTATTGgctgtttttgtgtttagtctctcttttaaattatagtacaatttagtccatcaactttagaaaaactctggttttagtcctttttacccatttttttttactttatttgctgtttcaaacgcgtttctcagttagtattgaagcaaaaatgtgtcaaacagggtaaacaatccaaatactataatgtaacgtgcttgaaacaacaaataaagttttaacctatatatatatatatgtttttgtttaaatttaagttaaacatcgattaaattaataattattttatagattaattattttacagagattatacaaaagaaaaacgaATTTGAATAATATccacaaaacaaatttaaagtaatTGTATTCTCACATAGTCAAACTAAGATTCTTAATTAAGGTGGAACAATCACGGAAATTTAAAGCAAGTTTGACCTAACACgtttactttataattaatgaaaaaaaaatctattattcACTATCGATATTACAACTTACTTTTtctgtatataaaaaaataaaaccatctAAAATAATTTCGCATGGATACAAATGTATAATGtcctatttattatttcaacctattaagtttattaaatatttatttttacaactttaaatataatttgcatcgattcaaaattaatttaattgaaaataatttgtgCTAGGTTGAGTAGGTTATTGTTGTTGTGTTCAAATCTTTTTGATGAAAAGTACAGCTGTTGATTTGAGATTACGTAAAACTGAAGCCAAAACAGTTGCAATAcacacacttttatatttttcaagcGAAAACATAGGGGCATTATTGTCCATACAGCAAAACATAGGGGTTAAAagtttcatgtttttattatttttaattatttttactaaacaCGTcacatttataagattaaattgaatatattttatatacgacttttgttctttttgaaaTCATATGTATGTTAACGTTACActcactaaattaaaaatacatattatatttgtaaaaatggatcaattgttttttaaatttgacccattttaactcatttattaggttatactaaaaatatttatttgaccTAACTTGTTATAAATGGTTTacctaaattttaaaacaattattt
Coding sequences:
- the LOC106758158 gene encoding uncharacterized protein LOC106758158 encodes the protein MNPKILLVFALLLNLVVNSFQKPNPKTPKSTLSRAHVELVSYGLPSGLLPATTVLGYAVNRTTGEFTVKLGGACKITLPPDNYVATYSDTISGKIVQGKIAELDGIRVRAFFKWWSITGIRSSGDDIVFEVGMVTAKYPSKNFDDSPACEGQHSSS